The sequence below is a genomic window from Actinokineospora baliensis.
TGAGCACGTGCTTTCGCCATTGCGCCAGGTTCAGCATTCGAGCGGCCAGCCCCCTCGGGTGCAGGCTGTACCGCAACACGTTGAACGGTTCCGCCAGCAGCTCCGGCGGAGCCCCCCGGGTGAGCAACGCGACGCTCGCGTTGGCGTCGACCAGGTTCCAGCAGGCGTCCACGGCGAACGCCGGGAACGGGTCGTGGCTGTCGAGGACCCTGCGAATGGCGGCGCGCACCACCCGCAGGCGGGCGGTGTCGAGCGGGGTCTCGGTGTAGGCGGGCGCGTAGCCCGCCGCCAGGAGCAAGCGGTTGCGGTCCCGCAACGGGACGTCGAGGTGCTCGGCCAGCCGCAGCACCATGTCGCGGCTGGGCGCGGACCGCCCGGTCTCGACGAAGCTGAGGTGGCGGGTCGACACGCCCGCCTCGGCGGCCAGGTCGAGCTGGCTGACGTTGCGATCTCTGCGCCACTGCCGGATGAGGTCCCCGATGGCCGAACCCCGCGTCGCTGACTGGGTCATCAC
It includes:
- a CDS encoding helix-turn-helix domain-containing protein, whose product is MTQSATRGSAIGDLIRQWRRDRNVSQLDLAAEAGVSTRHLSFVETGRSAPSRDMVLRLAEHLDVPLRDRNRLLLAAGYAPAYTETPLDTARLRVVRAAIRRVLDSHDPFPAFAVDACWNLVDANASVALLTRGAPPELLAEPFNVLRYSLHPRGLAARMLNLAQWRKHVLTTVERQLKVGATGNGELAALHRELLAFPDTNQLGESEPDESTDVFVPLRLLHEGVELSFFSTVTTFGTPRDITVDEVHVENFYPADETTEKYLRR